A window of Thermoleophilia bacterium contains these coding sequences:
- a CDS encoding glutamine synthetase family protein, translated as MAQALTKEDVLRLVEEKDVRFIRLWFTDVLGFLKSIAVTRRELEKAMDEGMGFDGSSIQGFARVQESDMVAIPDPSTFAILPHTPPNGRTARMFCDIVEPDGRPYDGDPRYALKRMLAKAAAMGYTMYVGPELEFYYFRSSSSTEVLDRGGYFDLTSLDVSTTIRRETVAALEDIGIEVEYAHHECGPSQHEIDLRYKDALTMADAVMTYRLIVKEVANEHGIHATFMPKPIFGQAGSGMHVHQSLFLGDRNAFFDPDDEYHLSKVGKSYVAGLLRYAREMCLVTNQWVNSYKRLVPGYEAPIYCCWARRNRSALVRVPMYKPGKEQATRVELRNPDPAANPYLAFAVMLAAGLKGIEDGLELPPEATDNIYEWTPEEREKAGIQALPADIEGAIIAFENSELMRETLGDHIFEYLIRNKRAEWEAYRALVTSWELERYLEIL; from the coding sequence GTGGCGCAAGCCCTAACCAAGGAGGACGTCCTGAGACTGGTGGAGGAGAAGGACGTCCGGTTCATCCGTCTATGGTTTACGGATGTGCTCGGGTTTCTTAAGAGCATCGCGGTTACTCGGCGCGAGCTTGAAAAGGCCATGGACGAAGGGATGGGCTTTGATGGCTCTTCTATTCAGGGCTTTGCGCGGGTCCAGGAGTCGGACATGGTGGCGATTCCCGATCCCTCGACCTTTGCCATATTGCCGCATACGCCGCCCAATGGTCGCACTGCCCGGATGTTCTGCGACATTGTGGAGCCCGATGGCCGACCCTATGACGGAGACCCTCGCTATGCGCTCAAGCGGATGTTGGCCAAAGCGGCAGCCATGGGCTATACGATGTATGTCGGGCCGGAGCTCGAGTTTTACTACTTTAGGAGTAGCTCATCCACCGAAGTCCTCGACCGAGGCGGGTACTTTGACCTAACTTCCCTCGATGTTTCCACCACTATCAGGCGGGAAACAGTGGCCGCTCTGGAGGACATCGGTATCGAGGTGGAGTATGCCCACCATGAGTGCGGCCCCTCTCAGCACGAGATTGACCTGCGCTACAAAGACGCTTTGACCATGGCTGATGCCGTGATGACCTATCGCCTCATTGTGAAGGAGGTAGCAAACGAGCACGGCATCCACGCAACCTTCATGCCCAAACCCATTTTTGGGCAAGCTGGATCCGGCATGCATGTCCACCAGTCGCTTTTTCTGGGAGATCGCAACGCCTTTTTTGATCCTGACGACGAGTACCACCTAAGCAAAGTGGGCAAATCGTACGTGGCGGGATTGTTACGCTATGCCAGGGAAATGTGCCTGGTTACAAACCAATGGGTTAACTCCTACAAACGTTTGGTGCCTGGGTACGAAGCCCCGATCTACTGTTGCTGGGCCAGGCGGAACCGATCTGCTTTGGTGAGAGTGCCGATGTACAAGCCCGGTAAAGAGCAAGCCACTCGCGTAGAGTTGCGTAACCCAGATCCAGCGGCAAATCCTTACTTGGCGTTTGCTGTGATGCTGGCGGCGGGTCTCAAAGGTATCGAGGACGGTCTTGAATTACCTCCGGAGGCTACGGACAACATTTACGAGTGGACTCCAGAGGAAAGGGAGAAAGCTGGTATTCAAGCATTGCCTGCCGACATAGAGGGCGCGATTATTGCCTTCGAAAACTCTGAGCTCATGCGCGAGACCTTGGGCGACCACATCTTTGAATACCTGATCCGCAATAAGCGTGCTGAATGGGAGGCATACCGGGCCCTGGTCACGTCCTGGGAACTTGAGCGGTACCTCGAGATCCTCTGA
- the polA gene encoding DNA polymerase I, translated as MSVTEDSAAKDKKGPLFLIDGNNVAYRAFYALPEEISTSGGFPTNALYGFCLMIIKILSEYQPSAVIVAWDSPEKTFRHEEFEEYKAQRKPMPEPLSEQWPYFAELCDAFGFVNLAVPGYEADDILATLARQAEAEGRETIIVTGDRDALQLVGRFVKVMANTKGMTEVKVYDAQAVEERFGVPPRLIPDLIGLKGDVSDNIPGIPGIGEKTAAELISRYGSLEAVLEHADEVSGAKRRELLKEYRESALLSKRLASLDRDVPVDIKTAELLPHQVKREKLQDLFSRLEFRTLFERIDALLAGSPAETTPSGEAIWYEEVEVQGVQDLSDLVDWRGTVALAVEESEGGGVSAYWLAQMQTAAPLEDYNAYRVFRIKESQAASQALGNLVAGARVVCHNFKALRALHGWVRQAGHDTYLAGYLLSPGRKEYRLEELAGEVGVKVPGGVRGRGGRVTPPAAPPVATSAALVLAVAHHQERLLREQGMWDLFCQVELPLTRVLIAMEAAGIRLDCYRLGELAGKIQDQLDELEERIYELAGQRFNLGSPQQLGRILFDVLKLPRQRKTKTGYSTDARTLEALRGCHPIIEQILSHRELSKLMSTYLVALPRAVDPETGRLHTTFHQAATATGRLSSSDPNLQNIPVRTELGAQIRQCFVADPGYLLLVADYSQIELRVMAYLAKEETLLEAFARGEDIHARTAAEVFGLDESEVDSLHRRHAKAVNFGIMYGISAYGLSQTLGIEREQAAAYIERYFERLPRVKGFIEKTIKEAEQQGYVSTIFGRRRYIPELKSGNYQERSLGERLAVNSVIQGSAADIIKVAMVRCYERLEAEAPDARLVLQVHDELVFEVPESQVPFVKEMVKREMVGAFPMDPPLGVDVGVGPDWLTAK; from the coding sequence GTGAGCGTCACCGAAGACTCTGCCGCCAAGGATAAGAAGGGCCCGCTCTTCCTCATAGACGGAAACAACGTGGCCTACCGTGCCTTTTACGCTCTTCCGGAGGAAATCTCGACTTCGGGCGGCTTTCCCACCAACGCTCTTTACGGTTTTTGCCTCATGATCATAAAGATCTTAAGCGAGTACCAGCCCTCCGCGGTGATTGTCGCCTGGGATTCGCCGGAAAAGACCTTCCGGCACGAGGAGTTTGAAGAGTACAAGGCACAGCGCAAGCCGATGCCCGAGCCTCTTTCGGAGCAGTGGCCGTATTTTGCCGAGCTGTGTGACGCGTTTGGATTTGTCAATTTGGCGGTTCCCGGCTACGAAGCGGATGACATCCTAGCAACATTGGCTCGGCAGGCGGAGGCCGAGGGCCGCGAGACGATCATTGTCACTGGGGATCGAGACGCACTTCAGCTGGTCGGGCGCTTTGTCAAGGTCATGGCTAATACGAAAGGCATGACCGAGGTGAAAGTGTATGACGCCCAAGCAGTCGAAGAGCGGTTTGGGGTACCCCCCCGGCTTATACCCGACTTAATTGGGCTAAAAGGGGATGTCTCGGACAACATTCCGGGCATTCCGGGGATCGGCGAGAAGACCGCGGCGGAACTTATCTCGCGGTACGGATCATTGGAAGCTGTGTTGGAGCATGCCGACGAGGTGAGCGGAGCCAAGCGCCGCGAGTTGCTCAAGGAATACAGGGAGTCGGCATTGCTTTCAAAACGGCTAGCCTCCTTGGACCGTGACGTTCCGGTAGATATTAAGACCGCCGAGTTGCTTCCGCATCAGGTTAAGCGGGAGAAGCTGCAGGACTTGTTTTCTCGCCTTGAATTCAGAACCCTGTTTGAACGAATAGATGCTCTACTTGCCGGTAGCCCGGCGGAGACGACGCCGTCAGGAGAGGCGATCTGGTACGAAGAGGTAGAAGTTCAAGGAGTACAGGATCTCAGCGATCTTGTTGACTGGCGTGGCACCGTTGCTTTAGCGGTCGAGGAGAGTGAAGGGGGCGGAGTCTCTGCTTACTGGCTGGCGCAGATGCAAACGGCGGCGCCGCTCGAGGATTACAACGCATACAGAGTGTTCCGGATCAAGGAGTCTCAAGCCGCAAGCCAGGCGCTGGGAAACTTGGTGGCAGGGGCAAGAGTAGTGTGTCACAACTTCAAGGCGCTGCGAGCTTTGCACGGCTGGGTGCGACAGGCAGGACACGACACGTATCTGGCCGGATATTTGCTCTCCCCTGGGCGGAAGGAATATCGGCTTGAGGAGTTGGCGGGCGAAGTCGGGGTAAAGGTGCCAGGAGGGGTGAGGGGGCGCGGCGGGCGGGTTACCCCGCCCGCCGCGCCCCCCGTAGCCACGTCGGCGGCGCTGGTTCTTGCGGTTGCCCACCACCAGGAACGCTTGCTCCGCGAGCAGGGGATGTGGGATCTGTTTTGCCAAGTAGAGCTGCCTCTTACGCGGGTCCTCATCGCTATGGAGGCGGCGGGCATTCGTCTAGACTGCTACCGGCTGGGCGAACTTGCGGGCAAGATTCAGGATCAACTGGATGAGCTCGAAGAGCGGATTTACGAGCTAGCGGGCCAGAGATTTAACCTAGGCTCCCCTCAGCAGCTAGGGCGAATTCTCTTTGATGTGCTCAAGCTACCTCGGCAGCGCAAGACCAAGACTGGCTATTCCACCGATGCTCGTACACTTGAAGCCTTGCGGGGGTGCCATCCCATAATCGAGCAAATTCTAAGTCACCGCGAGCTTTCCAAGCTTATGTCCACGTACTTGGTTGCCCTGCCGCGGGCGGTTGACCCAGAGACGGGGAGACTCCACACCACTTTTCACCAGGCGGCGACCGCCACCGGCCGTCTTTCTTCGAGCGATCCAAACTTGCAGAACATACCGGTGCGCACAGAGTTGGGAGCTCAGATTCGGCAATGCTTTGTGGCGGATCCCGGATATCTGCTACTGGTGGCCGATTACTCTCAGATTGAACTCCGGGTGATGGCTTACCTCGCCAAAGAAGAAACCCTGCTCGAGGCCTTTGCAAGAGGCGAAGACATCCACGCCCGCACTGCCGCCGAAGTCTTTGGTCTAGATGAGTCTGAGGTGGATTCCCTTCATCGACGACATGCCAAGGCAGTCAACTTTGGCATCATGTACGGGATTTCTGCCTATGGGCTTAGCCAGACCCTTGGAATAGAGCGGGAGCAGGCGGCCGCCTACATAGAGCGCTACTTCGAGCGCCTCCCTCGGGTCAAGGGGTTCATCGAGAAAACGATTAAGGAAGCAGAACAGCAAGGCTACGTCTCCACCATCTTTGGGCGTCGGCGCTATATCCCTGAGCTTAAGTCAGGAAATTACCAGGAACGCTCTTTGGGAGAGCGACTGGCGGTCAACTCGGTCATCCAAGGCAGTGCGGCGGACATCATCAAGGTGGCAATGGTGCGATGCTACGAGCGACTGGAAGCAGAGGCGCCAGACGCCCGGCTCGTGCTTCAGGTCCATGACGAGCTGGTATTTGAAGTGCCTGAGAGCCAGGTTCCCTTCGTAAAGGAAATGGTGAAGCGAGAAATGGTAGGGGCGTTTCCCATGGATCCGCCGCTCGGGGTGGACGTCGGGGTGGGCCCAGACTGGCTGACGGCTAAGTAA
- the rpsA gene encoding 30S ribosomal protein S1, with protein sequence MADENTDGEVQTLKNGQDLMIEVDGKLVPNYDATIMSFEEGDIVTGTVVRVDKDEVLVDIGYKSEGVVPASELSIKKSVNPADEVSVGDVIEALVLTKEDADGRLILSRKRARFEKAWQRIEKAAAEGTPVSGTVIEVVKGGLILDLGVRGFLPASLVDIRRVADLEEFLGKTLECRVIELNRFRNNVVLSRRAVLEEERRGAREAILDRMNVGDVVEGTISNIVDFGAFVDLDGIDGLIHISELSWSHVNHPSEVLQVGQKVKVRVLDIDRERQRISLGLKQTQKDPWQQVFENRQVNEIVHGRVTKLVSFGAFVEIEEGVEGLIHISELAQHHVEDPSEILRPGQEINVKIIEIDPERRRLSLSLKRLEPEYRIHEDALAEEEAKEGQGEETGEQIPAGESAAAVEAAEAAESEESAGSAQPAAEAQAADTAETGEGGESLGVSEAAALEQEEEQTSSEEPVGSE encoded by the coding sequence ATGGCAGACGAGAACACCGACGGCGAGGTACAGACACTTAAGAACGGACAGGATCTCATGATCGAAGTCGACGGGAAACTGGTCCCGAATTACGACGCAACGATCATGAGCTTCGAGGAAGGCGACATCGTAACCGGGACCGTAGTCCGCGTCGACAAGGATGAGGTCCTTGTAGACATAGGCTACAAGAGCGAAGGGGTGGTCCCGGCCAGTGAGCTTTCCATCAAGAAATCGGTCAATCCAGCTGACGAAGTTTCTGTCGGCGATGTGATCGAAGCTCTGGTTCTGACCAAGGAGGATGCTGACGGAAGGTTGATCCTTTCGCGCAAGCGTGCGCGCTTTGAGAAGGCGTGGCAGCGCATCGAAAAAGCGGCAGCGGAGGGGACGCCGGTCAGCGGCACTGTCATCGAAGTAGTTAAGGGCGGCTTGATTCTGGATCTGGGCGTGCGCGGTTTTCTGCCCGCTTCTCTGGTAGACATCCGGCGAGTGGCTGACCTTGAGGAATTCCTGGGTAAGACTCTTGAGTGCCGGGTGATCGAGCTTAACCGGTTCCGTAACAACGTAGTCTTGAGCCGGCGAGCGGTACTCGAAGAAGAAAGGCGAGGCGCCCGCGAGGCCATTCTGGACCGGATGAATGTCGGCGATGTCGTCGAGGGCACTATTTCCAACATCGTGGACTTCGGCGCCTTTGTGGACTTGGACGGCATTGACGGGCTGATCCACATTTCTGAGCTGTCTTGGAGCCATGTGAATCATCCATCCGAAGTTCTGCAGGTTGGGCAAAAAGTTAAGGTGCGCGTCCTTGACATCGACCGCGAGCGTCAACGCATTTCCCTTGGTCTAAAGCAGACTCAAAAAGATCCCTGGCAGCAAGTGTTTGAGAATCGCCAGGTGAATGAGATAGTCCACGGCCGGGTAACCAAGCTGGTGTCTTTTGGAGCCTTTGTGGAGATTGAAGAGGGGGTTGAGGGGCTGATCCACATCTCGGAGCTAGCTCAGCACCACGTGGAGGATCCCTCTGAAATTTTGCGCCCTGGCCAGGAGATCAATGTCAAGATCATTGAGATCGACCCCGAGCGGCGCCGGCTGTCATTGAGTCTGAAGCGTCTTGAGCCGGAGTATCGGATTCACGAGGATGCTTTGGCTGAGGAGGAAGCCAAAGAGGGACAAGGCGAAGAGACCGGGGAGCAAATACCGGCGGGCGAGAGCGCAGCAGCGGTGGAAGCTGCCGAAGCGGCTGAGAGCGAAGAATCTGCCGGAAGCGCTCAGCCAGCCGCCGAGGCT